The Lycium barbarum isolate Lr01 chromosome 12, ASM1917538v2, whole genome shotgun sequence genome includes a region encoding these proteins:
- the LOC132623572 gene encoding protein EXPRESSION OF TERPENOIDS 1-like, translating into MAGFFSLGGGGASSSQDQAAHQESANNPPNEISPENNWFLYRNDPQELPTTYRGFELWQTSNNSQQPQIRHPINPLQDLYPTAAVGLGVGPSRSSFTVTARPDHHDPSSGGSGLVMMRSSGGGGISCQDCGNQAKKDCPHMRCRTCCKSRGFQCQTHVRSTWVPAAKRRERQQQLSTLQQQQQQDQQTLQLHRDNPKRQREDPSASSLVCTRILPSSTSGLEVGNFPAKVSSDAVFHCVRMSSIDDAEDQFAYQTAVNIGGHVFKGILYDHGPENQYMAAGESSSGGGSASHQHNLIGAAGTATSAATSGGGAAAAPEGSPYLDPSLYPAPLNTFMAGTQFFPPPRS; encoded by the exons ATGGCTGGGTTCTTTTCACTAGGTGGAGGGGGAGCAAGTAGCAGCCAAGACCAGGCGGCTCACCAAGAGAGCGCTAATAATCCTCCCAATGAAATTAGTCCAGAAAATAATTGGTTCTTGTACAGAAATGATCCTCAAGAGTTGCCCACCACATACAGAGGGTTCGAGCTATGGCAAACTAGTAATAATTCCCAGCAACCCCAAATTCGACACCCAATTAATCCGCTTCAAGATCTTTATCCAACCGCGGCGGTTGGATTAGGTGTCGGGCCGAGCCGTAGCAGCTTTACTGTTACGGCGCGGCCCGATCATCATGACCCTTCCTCAGGAGGATCGGGTTTGGTCATGATGAGGAGTAGTGGGGGAGGGGGAATTAGTTGCCAGGATTGTGGTAACCAAGCGAAGAAAGATTGTCCACACATGAGATGTAGGACTTGTTGTAAGAGCCGAGGCTTTCAGTGCCAAACACATGTGAGAAGCACTTGGGTTCCAGCCGCTAAAAGGAGAGAAAGGCAACAACAACTATCTACTttacagcagcaacaacaacaagacCAACAAACGCTGCAGCTGCACAGAGATAACCCCAAAAGGCAAAGAGAGGATCCAAGTGCTTCCTCTCTTGTTTGCACTCGTATTTTACCTTCCAGTACTTCTG GGTTAGAAGTGGGGAATTTTCCAGCAAAAGTAAGTTCAGATGCCGTATTTCATTGCGTTCGAATGAGCTCCATTGACGATGCTGAGGATCAATTCGCTTATCAAACAGCTGTGAACATTGGTGGACACGTATTTAAGGGAATTCTATACGATCACGGTCCTGAGAATCAGTACATGGCTGCTGGTGAAAGCTCGTCCGGTGGTGGAAGTGCTAGTCACCAACATAACCTTATTGGTGCTGCAGGCACCGCCACGTCAGCTGCTACGAGTGGTGGCGGTGCTGCTGCAGCACCCGAAGGTTCGCCTTATCTTGATCCTTCTTTATATCCAGCTCCTCTCAACACTTTCATGGCTGGTACGCAATTCTTTCCACCTCcaagatcttag